One Deltaproteobacteria bacterium DNA window includes the following coding sequences:
- a CDS encoding ferredoxin, with translation MASEIYVDKSDCTGCGNCVDLLPDVFRLDEDDLSELIPGSWESAGKDDMEQAIDDCAGQCIEWK, from the coding sequence ATGGCTTCAGAAATTTATGTTGATAAAAGTGATTGTACAGGGTGTGGTAATTGCGTGGATCTGTTACCTGATGTTTTCAGATTGGATGAGGATGATCTGTCGGAACTTATTCCCGGTTCATGGGAAAGTGCCGGCAAAGATGATATGGAACAGGCCATCGATGACTGTGCAGGTCAGTGTATTGAGTGGAAGTAA